From the Parcubacteria group bacterium genome, the window TGCGTTTTTCGTCGTCCAACATTTCGCTTCCCCGGGTCCGGAAAAACCGCAAATACAATATGTTTGCGAAACCGACAAAGCCAACAAAAATCTCAAAGAACTGAAAAATTCCAAGAATAAAATAGAAAAATATCTTTCCGACGCGGAAGACAAAAAAGATGAATTCAAAAAATCCGGCTATGATACCAAAGAAATCAATGATTACATTAACGATATGGAAAATAAAGAAAAAGAAGTGAACGGATATATTAAGGAAATTGAGGATTATTTGAAAAAATGCAAAGGATAAAAAATTACCTTCTCTTCTCCCTAAACCCAATCTCAATTTTTGATCCGCCAGCTGGCGGATTATCCTCTTTTATCATAAGCTTGATGTTTTCGAAAATTACTCTGAAACGCTTGTCGTATTTTCTTTCCAAATCATCAATTCTCTTGTTCAATTCCTTGTTGCTAACAACCATTTCCCTGAGTTTATAAAAAGTCCTGATAATCTGAATATTAACCTGAATAGCTTTTTTGCTATTCAAAACACTGGAAAGCATTGCCACTCCTTGCTCGGTAAAAGCTAAAGGAAGCTTTCGGGTTCCACCCCAACTCGATGTTCCAAATTGGAACATCAAGTTTTGAAATTCTCCATTACTGAGTTGAAACATAAAGTCTTCCGGAAAGCGTTCTATATTTCTTTTCACGGCCTTATTTAAATCTCTTGTCATTACTTCGTATAATTGAGCCAGATCTTTATCCAGCATTACCTTTTTCCCTCGAAGAATATGAATTTTATTCTCTATTACCTCCCGAGGCACCAACATTATTTCCTTCATTTTATTTTTGTTTAATAATTAACTTCATCCCTACAGTGATATTATATCACTTAATATTCTCCTTTTGCAACTGTGGATACTTTTTCACTTGAAGTCACAATTTGTGACCTAAAAAAATCAAAAAACAGCCTTTTGAGCTGAATTTAATAAATCCACCGAATAATAATTTTATTTCCCCAAAATTTTCACGTATTTTTTGAACAAGTCTCCCTTTTCTTCAAAGTTTTTCCAAAGGCTGTAGCTGGGTGAAGCACAAGAAAGTAAAACTATTTCACCCGCTTTGATATTATTGAAAGCAAACTTGACTGCTTTTTCCATACTGGAAGTCTTGAGAATATTCAAATCTTTTTCCGACTTGAAAATTATTTTTCCGCTGTCCGGAAAAAGAACAATGTTTTTTATCTTATTTTTTCTGATTGCCTTTTCCAACTCCGAAAAATCATATCCTCTGTCTTCCCCGCCCAGAAAAATCACTCCGATATTTTTCAAAGATTTGATAGCCGCTATCGTTGACTCGGGAGTAGTAGAAATGGCATCATCATAGAATTTTATTTCCTTAAATTTACCGACAAATTCTATTCTGTGCGGCAAGGGTTTGAAATTTTTTATAGCCTGGTTGATAGTTTTATCGGAAATATTAAAAACTTTCGCAACTGTTACCGCCGCTTTTATATTTTCCAGGTTATGTTCTCCGAGAAGCGGAACATCAAATTTGTTCAAAGGCAATTTTTGCGCAAAAACAATCTTTTTTGATTTTGTCTCCTTTGCCCAATCAGCCAATAGCTTGTCTTTTGGATTATAAACAAAAATGTCATTACTTCTTTGAAAATTAATTATATTCTTCTTGGCCTGATAATATTTTTCCACGCTTCCATGATAATTCATATGTTCCGGGAAAAGATTGGTAACCACAGCAATATTGGGAGAATATTTGATATCATCCAATTGATAACTGGAAAGTTCCAAAACAAAAATTTCATCTTTGCCGATTGGCTTTAGCAAAACTTCAAGCATTGGATTCCCGATATTCCCCAGTAGCCGAACTTTTTTTCCTCCGGCTTTCAATATTTCATATATTAAAGACGCGGTCGTGCTTTTTCCTTTACTTCCCGTAACTCCGATTATTTTATTCTCAACTTCCGAAAAGAAAATATTGGTAGCGGTAGTATATGGAATATTTATCAATGCTTTATTGATTCCCGGAGTTTTCACGGCTATATCAAAATTTTCCAGTTTGGTGAGATATTCTGGATCGTTTTTTTGGTCCAATATGGAAACTTTGAGATCCGGATAATTTTTCTTTAAATATTTTTCCGTTACCTTTCCTTCTCTCCCATACCCCAAAATCGCCGCATTTTTCATTCCTAGAAATTTGAAATTCTCCGGAGTTAAAGAAAGGTTTGTTCTAAAAACTTTATTTAGCAATTCTTCATCAACTTTTATTTTTGGCAATAATTTTTTATTAATTGCCGACTGGCTGAATTTTTTCGATGCTAAGAAAAAAGCTACTTGGGATTCTTCAAATGTTCCCACGCAATCAAACGGTTTCATTTTTCCCAGGCCTAAAATATCCTCGAAAACAGGCAATAGTTTTTCATTATCATAAAGATTTTTTCCGAATATCCCTATCAGTTCTTTTTTGCTTAAAAATGCTGAAAGCATAACAAAAGCAAAAACGCATTTCGGACATTCATTGCACCATAGAGCATCCGACTTTTCTTTGAAAATCCTGAAATTTCGGTTGCAGCTGGAGAATATTTTGAAGTAATTTTTATGCCTGGAAAAAAGCTGCGCAATCCGTATCTCAAAAAAAGGACGAAGAAGTGAAAAATAATTTACGTCGGGAGTAATAAAATTTTCGAGATATTTTTGAAAAAGTTTTTCAAATTCCAACGATTTGCTCCATTGATGATTTATCTTCATTCCTTTATACTCAACATTTCCAAAATTACTGCTATGCTCATTTCCAACAATTATATTTTTGTAATCGTAAAAAATGGCTGAAAGCACGCCTAAAAAAGCAATGACGGCTGAGATCGGAATATGCCCGTTATAGCTTCCCGGATGCTTTTCAAATATTTTCTTGTCCACAATTCTTTTTATTTCCAAACGAGGCACTTTCATTTCCCCGATAACGTCGCTGACAATCTTTGATTTTTCTTGAGTTTCAACAACGAAAGCAGTTATCTCTTTTTTTTGTTTTTTAAGAAGCTCGCCAACCGCTATTGAATCCTTTCCTCCTCCAATTCCCACTAAAGATTTCCTATTTCTCGCCAAGCTAAACGATGATCTTTTCATTTTTTTATCGAAAGGAAATCCCGAAAAAATTTCAGGATTAATATTATTGCGATAGAAAAATTCTCCGAGCCCATTCGCATATACGCTGTCCCAAAAATCAGCCTGCTCTTTCGATATTTTTTTTCTTAGAACTATTTTCGGAGGGCAATAAAGCTTGTAATAGCTTATCCCGAGCATTAAATGCAAATCAGAAAAGATATTTTCTAAAAGTTCTTTGGGAATTTTTTTCAGATCGGGAATTCTAGGAAGAATTATTTCTTCAGTAAAATTTAGAGAATCGGCATTTTTAAAATCAATCTCATAATTAAAAAATATCCGTCTCTTTAGCGGATTGAATTTATATGATGTAAATTTAAATATAGCGGGTTTTGATTGCATAATTAATAAGCTACGAGAAGAAATTCTATCATAACCCAAATTGAAATGCAAAGGCTAATTTTAGTTTTAAAATCCTAATGCCAAATTCCCTAAAATATTCCTGATTTTCTTTTTATCACCTCTCCTGCTTTGATATTTTTATACGCCCCGTTTTCCATCACAATTTCTCCGTTTATAATTACACGCTCTATCCCCTTTGAATACTGGTAGGGATTTTCCGGAGTGGCTAAATCTTCGATTGTTTCAGGGTTGATAACTATCACATCGGCAAAATTTCCTTCTTTGAGAATCCCTCTTTTCTTGATATTGAATTTTCCTGCCGGCTTTCCGCTCATCTTGTAAATTGCCTCTTCCCAGCTCAATATATTTTCCTTTTTTACATACTTGGCCAATATCCTTGGAAAAGATCCGAAATTTCTGGGATGAACTAGCTCTCCGCTATTTCTGTGATTGATATCATATCCCGATCCATTGGTGGAAATAATCGACAAAGGATTTTTGATTGCTCTAACTATATTATTCTCGCTTAAAACTTCCATCATAGTAATTACTCTGCCTTCGCTGGCAATAAGAATATCGACTATTGTTTCTTCTACTGATCTTCCTTGAGCATTAGCAATGTCAACGATTCTTTTTCGGCTTAAAGTTTTATCGAGGGGAGAAATTGAAACTACTACTTTTGAATAATCATATTCGCTGTCTTTCATTTCTTTCAAGAGTTTTTCTTTGATAACCGGATCTTTGAGCCTGTGAATCATTATCCTTTTCCCTCCTTCCGCAATCCAATCAGGAAGCAAAACATACAAAACCGAACCAGTAACAGTGTAGGGGTAGACATCAAAATTCACATTTATCCCTTCCTTATTTGCCGCTTCAATAAGTTTTAGAGCTTTTTCAAAAAGAGGCCAGCTTTTTTCTCCCATTGCTTTAAGATGAGAAATCTGAAGATTTACTCCTGATTCTCTGGCAATATCAATCGCCTCAGTCACAGCCTGAAGCAGTTCCTCCGATTCTCCTCTAATGTGAGTGGCATATACTCCGTCATATTTTTTGACAATCTTGGCCATTTCGACAATTTCATTTTTTGAAGCCAGTTTGGCATGAGTATATATCAAGCCTGTCGAGAATCCAAGAGATCCATCTTTCAAAGATCTCTCTAGCATTTTCTTCATTGTCTTTAGCCCTCTTTCTGAAAGACTTTCGACTTTGTCCCCCAGTATCCCTCTTCGCAGCGTTGCGTGTCCCGTAAGCGATGCAAAATTCAAAGATATTTTTCTTTCTTCCAACTCTTCCATAAATTCTTTCATCGAAAGCCAATTTAGATTAACTAGATTTATGTTTGCCCATTTTTGAATAGTCTGAATAATATTTTTGTTGGCAAGCGGAGCCAAAGATGAACCGCAATTACCGCCTACTATTGTCGTGATTCCCTGATGCAGCAAACTTTGAAGATTGGGATCAAGAAACATTCTCCAATAGGTATCGGAGTGATTGTTAACATCAATAAAGCCAGGAGAAACATATCGCCCCCTAGCATCGATTAATATTTCTGCTTTTTCATTTTGAAGATTTCCGATTTCCTTAATTTTTTTTTCTTTTATTCCAATATCGCCAGCAAACATTTTTGCTCCCGTTCCGTCGATTATGGTTCCGTTTTTTATGATAATGTCGTACATATACCTACAAATGTACAAATCAACTACAAATCTACAAATTTTGTATTTTGTTTGTATTTATAATACTTATGTGTCTTAATTTTAAATCTTATGGCATGTTTTAGCAAGTTTAGTGGACAAATCAATTTTTCTTAGTTATACTGTTTTCAGTGCTTTTGGCAGCTTTTTTGTTATTGCGAAAAGTAGGGCCGGTAGCTCACCTGGTAGAGCGCCGCATTTGCACTGCGGAGGTAGCGGGTTCAAGTCCTGTCCGGTCCACTATGAAAATTGATAACCTATATAAATTTTTTGATTATATCGGACTAGTAACATTTTCCTATTTGATTTTGGATTCGATGTTGTATATTGTTGATGGAATTACTGATTTTAGGGTAATCATAAGATTGCTTATTGGAGTCGGAGGTTTGATTGTTGATGGTTATTTAGTTTTTATTTACAAAAAATAATTTTGGGCTTATAGCTCAGTTGGTTAGAGCGCGCTCGCCTCAAGCGAGTAATGACGAGGTTATTTGAAAATAAAGAAGGGCTTATAGCTCAGTTGGTTAGAGCGCGTCACTGATAATGACGAGGTCTCTGGTTCGAATCCAGATAAGCCCACATATGTATACAACTTACGTTATTAAAAATAATAAAAATAAAAAATATACAGGAAGCACAGAAAACTTAGAAGATAGACTGAGAATGCACAACGATATAAATCCTGAAAAAGCTAAATTTCATAGAACTACTTACAATAATGGCCCTTGGAAAATTTTATTTCAGAAAGATTTTAATTCCAGAAAAGAAGCTTTGGAATTTGAGCGATTTCTTAAAACGGGAAAAGGAAGAGAATGGTTAGAGCGCGCCCGCCTAGGCGGGTAATGCTCGCCGAGGCGAGCTCTGGTTCGAATCCAGATAAGCCCACACAAAAATCCCCTTTCAAGGGGATTTTAATTTTGGTGGACTTAGCGAGAATCGAACTCGCGTTTCAGCAATGCGAATGCCGTGTATTGCCACTATACGATAAGCCCAATAATAAAAATGATACATTTTATAATACAATTTGTCCATATTAAAAGGGTGCTGACAGGCAGCACCCTTTGCGATTATTTTACAGTTGAAACGTTTGCCCTCGTTCAGGAATAACGATTTTCTTTTCCCAGATTCCTCCTAGGTCTCCAATAATATTACGTTTGAGACCAGCGCCTCCCTCTTTGGAACCGTGAACAATAAAGACTCCTTTGGTCGTTTTTTTGCGCAAAGTTTTTCGCGCATAACCACGCAAAAGATCTGCATCTCCATGTCCAGAGTCACCCAGAAACACCTTGATTCTCGCTCTGACTTCCATGGATTTTTTGTTTATTTCCACAACTTTTTCCCCGCGTGCCAGTTTTGAATTGAGAGTCTCACTGACCGCATAGCCCAAGATGAAAAATACGAAATCCTCACGTGGCAAACCATAGCCGTAATGGTAGATGATCCTTCCATTAGTTCCCATTCCTGAACACGCCATAACCATGAATTGGCCTTTCTTGCGTATTAACGCTTGCGAGTCTTCGTGAGTTTCAGCGTATTTTAGAAACGGATTCTTGTTTTTCCCCTCGGCCATAAAAGGATTAAAGGTGATGATA encodes:
- a CDS encoding ORF6N domain-containing protein, which translates into the protein MKEIMLVPREVIENKIHILRGKKVMLDKDLAQLYEVMTRDLNKAVKRNIERFPEDFMFQLSNGEFQNLMFQFGTSSWGGTRKLPLAFTEQGVAMLSSVLNSKKAIQVNIQIIRTFYKLREMVVSNKELNKRIDDLERKYDKRFRVIFENIKLMIKEDNPPAGGSKIEIGFREKRR
- the murD gene encoding UDP-N-acetylmuramoyl-L-alanine--D-glutamate ligase codes for the protein MQSKPAIFKFTSYKFNPLKRRIFFNYEIDFKNADSLNFTEEIILPRIPDLKKIPKELLENIFSDLHLMLGISYYKLYCPPKIVLRKKISKEQADFWDSVYANGLGEFFYRNNINPEIFSGFPFDKKMKRSSFSLARNRKSLVGIGGGKDSIAVGELLKKQKKEITAFVVETQEKSKIVSDVIGEMKVPRLEIKRIVDKKIFEKHPGSYNGHIPISAVIAFLGVLSAIFYDYKNIIVGNEHSSNFGNVEYKGMKINHQWSKSLEFEKLFQKYLENFITPDVNYFSLLRPFFEIRIAQLFSRHKNYFKIFSSCNRNFRIFKEKSDALWCNECPKCVFAFVMLSAFLSKKELIGIFGKNLYDNEKLLPVFEDILGLGKMKPFDCVGTFEESQVAFFLASKKFSQSAINKKLLPKIKVDEELLNKVFRTNLSLTPENFKFLGMKNAAILGYGREGKVTEKYLKKNYPDLKVSILDQKNDPEYLTKLENFDIAVKTPGINKALINIPYTTATNIFFSEVENKIIGVTGSKGKSTTASLIYEILKAGGKKVRLLGNIGNPMLEVLLKPIGKDEIFVLELSSYQLDDIKYSPNIAVVTNLFPEHMNYHGSVEKYYQAKKNIINFQRSNDIFVYNPKDKLLADWAKETKSKKIVFAQKLPLNKFDVPLLGEHNLENIKAAVTVAKVFNISDKTINQAIKNFKPLPHRIEFVGKFKEIKFYDDAISTTPESTIAAIKSLKNIGVIFLGGEDRGYDFSELEKAIRKNKIKNIVLFPDSGKIIFKSEKDLNILKTSSMEKAVKFAFNNIKAGEIVLLSCASPSYSLWKNFEEKGDLFKKYVKILGK
- a CDS encoding D-aminoacylase; the encoded protein is MYDIIIKNGTIIDGTGAKMFAGDIGIKEKKIKEIGNLQNEKAEILIDARGRYVSPGFIDVNNHSDTYWRMFLDPNLQSLLHQGITTIVGGNCGSSLAPLANKNIIQTIQKWANINLVNLNWLSMKEFMEELEERKISLNFASLTGHATLRRGILGDKVESLSERGLKTMKKMLERSLKDGSLGFSTGLIYTHAKLASKNEIVEMAKIVKKYDGVYATHIRGESEELLQAVTEAIDIARESGVNLQISHLKAMGEKSWPLFEKALKLIEAANKEGINVNFDVYPYTVTGSVLYVLLPDWIAEGGKRIMIHRLKDPVIKEKLLKEMKDSEYDYSKVVVSISPLDKTLSRKRIVDIANAQGRSVEETIVDILIASEGRVITMMEVLSENNIVRAIKNPLSIISTNGSGYDINHRNSGELVHPRNFGSFPRILAKYVKKENILSWEEAIYKMSGKPAGKFNIKKRGILKEGNFADVIVINPETIEDLATPENPYQYSKGIERVIINGEIVMENGAYKNIKAGEVIKRKSGIF
- a CDS encoding GIY-YIG nuclease family protein, with the translated sequence MYTTYVIKNNKNKKYTGSTENLEDRLRMHNDINPEKAKFHRTTYNNGPWKILFQKDFNSRKEALEFERFLKTGKGREWLERARLGG